A single Cottoperca gobio chromosome 7, fCotGob3.1, whole genome shotgun sequence DNA region contains:
- the lemd1 gene encoding LEM domain-containing protein 1 isoform X7, whose protein sequence is MSLFVEDPAYLSKSRLKSDLVAHNVALPPTKSKKEVYVDLHLKHIAHNNAAEFSSDEEDQEEDVADKEEDAEIPDPSCLTDDDLKAALLEHGVKAGPIVASTRALYENKLRRLLQSEGHGCLNGVEKGVLYSDSEEENGEKEDEESGSERAKEETVEQSDQAQQRSSQSQQQVESRRSLTTSTDSERELNGSNVQEHWSRSTRLDKPIVDKYTINNQSLYYTPKESPCIRDMKLSQEPVEDMLQEMFPNTEATPTGICATRRRPIKGAAGRPFQYAYPDTPASPTTLERREVERRLVPFQIQILVFVIVACLLYLIYVCVEDYSFSPFVALLDSLDQGSDSEEGPLLQAETQDTPALSGQE, encoded by the exons ATGTCGCTGTTTGTGGAGGACCCTGCTTACCTCTCTAAATCTAGACTGAAGTCAGATCTAGTTGCACACAATGTCGCGCTGCCACCCACCAAGAGCAAAAAGGAGGTTTATGTGGACCTGCACTTAAAACACATCGCTCACAATAACGCAGCGGAATTTTCTAGCGACGAGGAGGATCAAGAAGAAGATGTGGCA gaCAAGGAGGAGGATGCAGAGATTCCCGACCCGAGTTGTTTGACTGATGATGACCTCAAGGCCGCGCTGCTTGAGCACGGGGTTAAAGCTGGACCCATAGTCG CCTCCACTAGAGCTTTGTATGAGAACAAGCTCAGGAGACTGCTTCAGTCAGAAGGACATGGCTGTCTGAATGGAGTAGAGAAAGGGGTATTATACTCTGACAGCGAAGAGGAAAATGGGGAAAAGGAGGACGAAGAGTCAG GTTCCGaaagagcaaaagaagaaaCGGTTGAGCAGTCAGACCAGGCCCAGCAAAGGAGTAGCCAG TCTCAACAACAGGTGGAGAGTCGGAGGTCACTCACTACTagcacagacagtgagagagagttgAATGGGAGCAATGTGCAGGAACATTGGTCGCGGTCCACCAGG CTGGACAAACCAATTGTGGACAAGTATACCATAAACAACCAGTCCTTGTACTACACTCCAAAGGAATCCCCTTGTATTAGGGACATGAAG CTTTCTCAGGAGCCTGTGGAAGATATGTTACAGgaaatgtttccaaacactgaggCCACACCTACAGGGATCTG CGCCACTCGTCGGAGACCTATCAAGGGTGCAGCAGGGAGACCTTTCCAGTATGCATACCCAGACACTCCGGCCAGTCCCACGACCCTGGAGAGACGAGAGGTGGAGCGCCGCCTTGTGCCCTTCCAGATACAGATTTTGGTCTTCGTCATTGTGGCGTGTCTCCTTTACctcatttatgtttgtgttgaggACTACTCATTCAGTCCATTTGTGGCCTTATTGGACAGTCTAGACCAAGGGTCAGACAGTGAGGAGGGGCCTTTGCTTCAGGCTGAGACACAGGACACACCAGCACTCTCTGGACAGGAGTaa
- the lemd1 gene encoding LEM domain-containing protein 1 isoform X4, with protein sequence MSLFVEDPAYLSKSRLKSDLVAHNVALPPTKSKKEVYVDLHLKHIAHNNAAEFSSDEEDQEEDVADKEEDAEIPDPSCLTDDDLKAALLEHGVKAGPIVASTRALYENKLRRLLQSEGHGCLNGVEKGVLYSDSEEENGEKEDEESGSERAKEETVEQSDQAQQRSSQCFVLSSRLRAHASRNREPSPKRNVENAIKSSQQSWPHCSQIPIGITRTSSVDQRSGLGSGFPSGSQPVMSSGGSLISSQAFSITQMVKEVESRRSLTTSTDSERELNGSNVQEHWSRSTRLDKPIVDKYTINNQSLYYTPKESPCIRDMKLSQEPVEDMLQEMFPNTEATPTGICATRRRPIKGAAGRPFQYAYPDTPASPTTLERREVERRLVPFQIQILVFVIVACLLYLIYVCVEDYSFSPFVALLDSLDQGSDSEEGPLLQAETQDTPALSGQE encoded by the exons ATGTCGCTGTTTGTGGAGGACCCTGCTTACCTCTCTAAATCTAGACTGAAGTCAGATCTAGTTGCACACAATGTCGCGCTGCCACCCACCAAGAGCAAAAAGGAGGTTTATGTGGACCTGCACTTAAAACACATCGCTCACAATAACGCAGCGGAATTTTCTAGCGACGAGGAGGATCAAGAAGAAGATGTGGCA gaCAAGGAGGAGGATGCAGAGATTCCCGACCCGAGTTGTTTGACTGATGATGACCTCAAGGCCGCGCTGCTTGAGCACGGGGTTAAAGCTGGACCCATAGTCG CCTCCACTAGAGCTTTGTATGAGAACAAGCTCAGGAGACTGCTTCAGTCAGAAGGACATGGCTGTCTGAATGGAGTAGAGAAAGGGGTATTATACTCTGACAGCGAAGAGGAAAATGGGGAAAAGGAGGACGAAGAGTCAG GTTCCGaaagagcaaaagaagaaaCGGTTGAGCAGTCAGACCAGGCCCAGCAAAGGAGTAGCCAG TGCTTTGTGCTCTCATCAAGACTG CGTGCTCATGCTTCTAGAAACAGGGAACCTAGTCCGAAGAGGAATGTGGAGAATGCGATAAAATCATCGCAGCAGAGTTGGCCTCACTGCTCACAGATTCCTATAGGAATTACTAGAACATCCTCTGTAGATCAACGCTCGGGATTAGGATCAGGG TTTCCATCTGGATCACAACCAGTTATGTCCAGTGGTGGCTCGTTAATTTCCTCTCAGGCCTTCAGCATCACTCAAATGGTTAAGGAG GTGGAGAGTCGGAGGTCACTCACTACTagcacagacagtgagagagagttgAATGGGAGCAATGTGCAGGAACATTGGTCGCGGTCCACCAGG CTGGACAAACCAATTGTGGACAAGTATACCATAAACAACCAGTCCTTGTACTACACTCCAAAGGAATCCCCTTGTATTAGGGACATGAAG CTTTCTCAGGAGCCTGTGGAAGATATGTTACAGgaaatgtttccaaacactgaggCCACACCTACAGGGATCTG CGCCACTCGTCGGAGACCTATCAAGGGTGCAGCAGGGAGACCTTTCCAGTATGCATACCCAGACACTCCGGCCAGTCCCACGACCCTGGAGAGACGAGAGGTGGAGCGCCGCCTTGTGCCCTTCCAGATACAGATTTTGGTCTTCGTCATTGTGGCGTGTCTCCTTTACctcatttatgtttgtgttgaggACTACTCATTCAGTCCATTTGTGGCCTTATTGGACAGTCTAGACCAAGGGTCAGACAGTGAGGAGGGGCCTTTGCTTCAGGCTGAGACACAGGACACACCAGCACTCTCTGGACAGGAGTaa
- the lemd1 gene encoding LEM domain-containing protein 1 isoform X5, translated as MSLFVEDPAYLSKSRLKSDLVAHNVALPPTKSKKEVYVDLHLKHIAHNNAAEFSSDEEDQEEDVADKEEDAEIPDPSCLTDDDLKAALLEHGVKAGPIVASTRALYENKLRRLLQSEGHGCLNGVEKGVLYSDSEEENGEKEDEESGSERAKEETVEQSDQAQQRSSQRAHASRNREPSPKRNVENAIKSSQQSWPHCSQIPIGITRTSSVDQRSGLGSGFPSGSQPVMSSGGSLISSQAFSITQMVKEVESRRSLTTSTDSERELNGSNVQEHWSRSTRLDKPIVDKYTINNQSLYYTPKESPCIRDMKLSQEPVEDMLQEMFPNTEATPTGICATRRRPIKGAAGRPFQYAYPDTPASPTTLERREVERRLVPFQIQILVFVIVACLLYLIYVCVEDYSFSPFVALLDSLDQGSDSEEGPLLQAETQDTPALSGQE; from the exons ATGTCGCTGTTTGTGGAGGACCCTGCTTACCTCTCTAAATCTAGACTGAAGTCAGATCTAGTTGCACACAATGTCGCGCTGCCACCCACCAAGAGCAAAAAGGAGGTTTATGTGGACCTGCACTTAAAACACATCGCTCACAATAACGCAGCGGAATTTTCTAGCGACGAGGAGGATCAAGAAGAAGATGTGGCA gaCAAGGAGGAGGATGCAGAGATTCCCGACCCGAGTTGTTTGACTGATGATGACCTCAAGGCCGCGCTGCTTGAGCACGGGGTTAAAGCTGGACCCATAGTCG CCTCCACTAGAGCTTTGTATGAGAACAAGCTCAGGAGACTGCTTCAGTCAGAAGGACATGGCTGTCTGAATGGAGTAGAGAAAGGGGTATTATACTCTGACAGCGAAGAGGAAAATGGGGAAAAGGAGGACGAAGAGTCAG GTTCCGaaagagcaaaagaagaaaCGGTTGAGCAGTCAGACCAGGCCCAGCAAAGGAGTAGCCAG CGTGCTCATGCTTCTAGAAACAGGGAACCTAGTCCGAAGAGGAATGTGGAGAATGCGATAAAATCATCGCAGCAGAGTTGGCCTCACTGCTCACAGATTCCTATAGGAATTACTAGAACATCCTCTGTAGATCAACGCTCGGGATTAGGATCAGGG TTTCCATCTGGATCACAACCAGTTATGTCCAGTGGTGGCTCGTTAATTTCCTCTCAGGCCTTCAGCATCACTCAAATGGTTAAGGAG GTGGAGAGTCGGAGGTCACTCACTACTagcacagacagtgagagagagttgAATGGGAGCAATGTGCAGGAACATTGGTCGCGGTCCACCAGG CTGGACAAACCAATTGTGGACAAGTATACCATAAACAACCAGTCCTTGTACTACACTCCAAAGGAATCCCCTTGTATTAGGGACATGAAG CTTTCTCAGGAGCCTGTGGAAGATATGTTACAGgaaatgtttccaaacactgaggCCACACCTACAGGGATCTG CGCCACTCGTCGGAGACCTATCAAGGGTGCAGCAGGGAGACCTTTCCAGTATGCATACCCAGACACTCCGGCCAGTCCCACGACCCTGGAGAGACGAGAGGTGGAGCGCCGCCTTGTGCCCTTCCAGATACAGATTTTGGTCTTCGTCATTGTGGCGTGTCTCCTTTACctcatttatgtttgtgttgaggACTACTCATTCAGTCCATTTGTGGCCTTATTGGACAGTCTAGACCAAGGGTCAGACAGTGAGGAGGGGCCTTTGCTTCAGGCTGAGACACAGGACACACCAGCACTCTCTGGACAGGAGTaa
- the lemd1 gene encoding LEM domain-containing protein 1 isoform X6 — translation MSLFVEDPAYLSKSRLKSDLVAHNVALPPTKSKKEVYVDLHLKHIAHNNAAEFSSDEEDQEEDVADKEEDAEIPDPSCLTDDDLKAALLEHGVKAGPIVASTRALYENKLRRLLQSEGHGCLNGVEKGVLYSDSEEENGEKEDEESGSERAKEETVEQSDQAQQRSSQFPSGSQPVMSSGGSLISSQAFSITQMVKEVESRRSLTTSTDSERELNGSNVQEHWSRSTRLDKPIVDKYTINNQSLYYTPKESPCIRDMKLSQEPVEDMLQEMFPNTEATPTGICATRRRPIKGAAGRPFQYAYPDTPASPTTLERREVERRLVPFQIQILVFVIVACLLYLIYVCVEDYSFSPFVALLDSLDQGSDSEEGPLLQAETQDTPALSGQE, via the exons ATGTCGCTGTTTGTGGAGGACCCTGCTTACCTCTCTAAATCTAGACTGAAGTCAGATCTAGTTGCACACAATGTCGCGCTGCCACCCACCAAGAGCAAAAAGGAGGTTTATGTGGACCTGCACTTAAAACACATCGCTCACAATAACGCAGCGGAATTTTCTAGCGACGAGGAGGATCAAGAAGAAGATGTGGCA gaCAAGGAGGAGGATGCAGAGATTCCCGACCCGAGTTGTTTGACTGATGATGACCTCAAGGCCGCGCTGCTTGAGCACGGGGTTAAAGCTGGACCCATAGTCG CCTCCACTAGAGCTTTGTATGAGAACAAGCTCAGGAGACTGCTTCAGTCAGAAGGACATGGCTGTCTGAATGGAGTAGAGAAAGGGGTATTATACTCTGACAGCGAAGAGGAAAATGGGGAAAAGGAGGACGAAGAGTCAG GTTCCGaaagagcaaaagaagaaaCGGTTGAGCAGTCAGACCAGGCCCAGCAAAGGAGTAGCCAG TTTCCATCTGGATCACAACCAGTTATGTCCAGTGGTGGCTCGTTAATTTCCTCTCAGGCCTTCAGCATCACTCAAATGGTTAAGGAG GTGGAGAGTCGGAGGTCACTCACTACTagcacagacagtgagagagagttgAATGGGAGCAATGTGCAGGAACATTGGTCGCGGTCCACCAGG CTGGACAAACCAATTGTGGACAAGTATACCATAAACAACCAGTCCTTGTACTACACTCCAAAGGAATCCCCTTGTATTAGGGACATGAAG CTTTCTCAGGAGCCTGTGGAAGATATGTTACAGgaaatgtttccaaacactgaggCCACACCTACAGGGATCTG CGCCACTCGTCGGAGACCTATCAAGGGTGCAGCAGGGAGACCTTTCCAGTATGCATACCCAGACACTCCGGCCAGTCCCACGACCCTGGAGAGACGAGAGGTGGAGCGCCGCCTTGTGCCCTTCCAGATACAGATTTTGGTCTTCGTCATTGTGGCGTGTCTCCTTTACctcatttatgtttgtgttgaggACTACTCATTCAGTCCATTTGTGGCCTTATTGGACAGTCTAGACCAAGGGTCAGACAGTGAGGAGGGGCCTTTGCTTCAGGCTGAGACACAGGACACACCAGCACTCTCTGGACAGGAGTaa
- the lemd1 gene encoding LEM domain-containing protein 1 isoform X8: MSLFVEDPAYLSKSRLKSDLVAHNVALPPTKSKKEVYVDLHLKHIAHNNAAEFSSDEEDQEEDVADKEEDAEIPDPSCLTDDDLKAALLEHGVKAGPIVASTRALYENKLRRLLQSEGHGCLNGVEKGVLYSDSEEENGEKEDEESGSERAKEETVEQSDQAQQRSSQVESRRSLTTSTDSERELNGSNVQEHWSRSTRLDKPIVDKYTINNQSLYYTPKESPCIRDMKLSQEPVEDMLQEMFPNTEATPTGICATRRRPIKGAAGRPFQYAYPDTPASPTTLERREVERRLVPFQIQILVFVIVACLLYLIYVCVEDYSFSPFVALLDSLDQGSDSEEGPLLQAETQDTPALSGQE; this comes from the exons ATGTCGCTGTTTGTGGAGGACCCTGCTTACCTCTCTAAATCTAGACTGAAGTCAGATCTAGTTGCACACAATGTCGCGCTGCCACCCACCAAGAGCAAAAAGGAGGTTTATGTGGACCTGCACTTAAAACACATCGCTCACAATAACGCAGCGGAATTTTCTAGCGACGAGGAGGATCAAGAAGAAGATGTGGCA gaCAAGGAGGAGGATGCAGAGATTCCCGACCCGAGTTGTTTGACTGATGATGACCTCAAGGCCGCGCTGCTTGAGCACGGGGTTAAAGCTGGACCCATAGTCG CCTCCACTAGAGCTTTGTATGAGAACAAGCTCAGGAGACTGCTTCAGTCAGAAGGACATGGCTGTCTGAATGGAGTAGAGAAAGGGGTATTATACTCTGACAGCGAAGAGGAAAATGGGGAAAAGGAGGACGAAGAGTCAG GTTCCGaaagagcaaaagaagaaaCGGTTGAGCAGTCAGACCAGGCCCAGCAAAGGAGTAGCCAG GTGGAGAGTCGGAGGTCACTCACTACTagcacagacagtgagagagagttgAATGGGAGCAATGTGCAGGAACATTGGTCGCGGTCCACCAGG CTGGACAAACCAATTGTGGACAAGTATACCATAAACAACCAGTCCTTGTACTACACTCCAAAGGAATCCCCTTGTATTAGGGACATGAAG CTTTCTCAGGAGCCTGTGGAAGATATGTTACAGgaaatgtttccaaacactgaggCCACACCTACAGGGATCTG CGCCACTCGTCGGAGACCTATCAAGGGTGCAGCAGGGAGACCTTTCCAGTATGCATACCCAGACACTCCGGCCAGTCCCACGACCCTGGAGAGACGAGAGGTGGAGCGCCGCCTTGTGCCCTTCCAGATACAGATTTTGGTCTTCGTCATTGTGGCGTGTCTCCTTTACctcatttatgtttgtgttgaggACTACTCATTCAGTCCATTTGTGGCCTTATTGGACAGTCTAGACCAAGGGTCAGACAGTGAGGAGGGGCCTTTGCTTCAGGCTGAGACACAGGACACACCAGCACTCTCTGGACAGGAGTaa
- the lemd1 gene encoding LEM domain-containing protein 1 isoform X1, giving the protein MSLFVEDPAYLSKSRLKSDLVAHNVALPPTKSKKEVYVDLHLKHIAHNNAAEFSSDEEDQEEDVADKEEDAEIPDPSCLTDDDLKAALLEHGVKAGPIVASTRALYENKLRRLLQSEGHGCLNGVEKGVLYSDSEEENGEKEDEESGSERAKEETVEQSDQAQQRSSQIELCFQNGGFVYPQCFVLSSRLRAHASRNREPSPKRNVENAIKSSQQSWPHCSQIPIGITRTSSVDQRSGLGSGFPSGSQPVMSSGGSLISSQAFSITQMVKEVESRRSLTTSTDSERELNGSNVQEHWSRSTRLDKPIVDKYTINNQSLYYTPKESPCIRDMKLSQEPVEDMLQEMFPNTEATPTGICATRRRPIKGAAGRPFQYAYPDTPASPTTLERREVERRLVPFQIQILVFVIVACLLYLIYVCVEDYSFSPFVALLDSLDQGSDSEEGPLLQAETQDTPALSGQE; this is encoded by the exons ATGTCGCTGTTTGTGGAGGACCCTGCTTACCTCTCTAAATCTAGACTGAAGTCAGATCTAGTTGCACACAATGTCGCGCTGCCACCCACCAAGAGCAAAAAGGAGGTTTATGTGGACCTGCACTTAAAACACATCGCTCACAATAACGCAGCGGAATTTTCTAGCGACGAGGAGGATCAAGAAGAAGATGTGGCA gaCAAGGAGGAGGATGCAGAGATTCCCGACCCGAGTTGTTTGACTGATGATGACCTCAAGGCCGCGCTGCTTGAGCACGGGGTTAAAGCTGGACCCATAGTCG CCTCCACTAGAGCTTTGTATGAGAACAAGCTCAGGAGACTGCTTCAGTCAGAAGGACATGGCTGTCTGAATGGAGTAGAGAAAGGGGTATTATACTCTGACAGCGAAGAGGAAAATGGGGAAAAGGAGGACGAAGAGTCAG GTTCCGaaagagcaaaagaagaaaCGGTTGAGCAGTCAGACCAGGCCCAGCAAAGGAGTAGCCAG ATAGAGTTGTGTTTTCAGAATGGTGGTTTTGTTTACCCACAGTGCTTTGTGCTCTCATCAAGACTG CGTGCTCATGCTTCTAGAAACAGGGAACCTAGTCCGAAGAGGAATGTGGAGAATGCGATAAAATCATCGCAGCAGAGTTGGCCTCACTGCTCACAGATTCCTATAGGAATTACTAGAACATCCTCTGTAGATCAACGCTCGGGATTAGGATCAGGG TTTCCATCTGGATCACAACCAGTTATGTCCAGTGGTGGCTCGTTAATTTCCTCTCAGGCCTTCAGCATCACTCAAATGGTTAAGGAG GTGGAGAGTCGGAGGTCACTCACTACTagcacagacagtgagagagagttgAATGGGAGCAATGTGCAGGAACATTGGTCGCGGTCCACCAGG CTGGACAAACCAATTGTGGACAAGTATACCATAAACAACCAGTCCTTGTACTACACTCCAAAGGAATCCCCTTGTATTAGGGACATGAAG CTTTCTCAGGAGCCTGTGGAAGATATGTTACAGgaaatgtttccaaacactgaggCCACACCTACAGGGATCTG CGCCACTCGTCGGAGACCTATCAAGGGTGCAGCAGGGAGACCTTTCCAGTATGCATACCCAGACACTCCGGCCAGTCCCACGACCCTGGAGAGACGAGAGGTGGAGCGCCGCCTTGTGCCCTTCCAGATACAGATTTTGGTCTTCGTCATTGTGGCGTGTCTCCTTTACctcatttatgtttgtgttgaggACTACTCATTCAGTCCATTTGTGGCCTTATTGGACAGTCTAGACCAAGGGTCAGACAGTGAGGAGGGGCCTTTGCTTCAGGCTGAGACACAGGACACACCAGCACTCTCTGGACAGGAGTaa
- the lemd1 gene encoding LEM domain-containing protein 1 isoform X3 produces the protein MSLFVEDPAYLSKSRLKSDLVAHNVALPPTKSKKEVYVDLHLKHIAHNNAAEFSSDEEDQEEDVADKEEDAEIPDPSCLTDDDLKAALLEHGVKAGPIVASTRALYENKLRRLLQSEGHGCLNGVEKGVLYSDSEEENGEKEDEESGSERAKEETVEQSDQAQQRSSQNGGFVYPQCFVLSSRLRAHASRNREPSPKRNVENAIKSSQQSWPHCSQIPIGITRTSSVDQRSGLGSGFPSGSQPVMSSGGSLISSQAFSITQMVKEVESRRSLTTSTDSERELNGSNVQEHWSRSTRLDKPIVDKYTINNQSLYYTPKESPCIRDMKLSQEPVEDMLQEMFPNTEATPTGICATRRRPIKGAAGRPFQYAYPDTPASPTTLERREVERRLVPFQIQILVFVIVACLLYLIYVCVEDYSFSPFVALLDSLDQGSDSEEGPLLQAETQDTPALSGQE, from the exons ATGTCGCTGTTTGTGGAGGACCCTGCTTACCTCTCTAAATCTAGACTGAAGTCAGATCTAGTTGCACACAATGTCGCGCTGCCACCCACCAAGAGCAAAAAGGAGGTTTATGTGGACCTGCACTTAAAACACATCGCTCACAATAACGCAGCGGAATTTTCTAGCGACGAGGAGGATCAAGAAGAAGATGTGGCA gaCAAGGAGGAGGATGCAGAGATTCCCGACCCGAGTTGTTTGACTGATGATGACCTCAAGGCCGCGCTGCTTGAGCACGGGGTTAAAGCTGGACCCATAGTCG CCTCCACTAGAGCTTTGTATGAGAACAAGCTCAGGAGACTGCTTCAGTCAGAAGGACATGGCTGTCTGAATGGAGTAGAGAAAGGGGTATTATACTCTGACAGCGAAGAGGAAAATGGGGAAAAGGAGGACGAAGAGTCAG GTTCCGaaagagcaaaagaagaaaCGGTTGAGCAGTCAGACCAGGCCCAGCAAAGGAGTAGCCAG AATGGTGGTTTTGTTTACCCACAGTGCTTTGTGCTCTCATCAAGACTG CGTGCTCATGCTTCTAGAAACAGGGAACCTAGTCCGAAGAGGAATGTGGAGAATGCGATAAAATCATCGCAGCAGAGTTGGCCTCACTGCTCACAGATTCCTATAGGAATTACTAGAACATCCTCTGTAGATCAACGCTCGGGATTAGGATCAGGG TTTCCATCTGGATCACAACCAGTTATGTCCAGTGGTGGCTCGTTAATTTCCTCTCAGGCCTTCAGCATCACTCAAATGGTTAAGGAG GTGGAGAGTCGGAGGTCACTCACTACTagcacagacagtgagagagagttgAATGGGAGCAATGTGCAGGAACATTGGTCGCGGTCCACCAGG CTGGACAAACCAATTGTGGACAAGTATACCATAAACAACCAGTCCTTGTACTACACTCCAAAGGAATCCCCTTGTATTAGGGACATGAAG CTTTCTCAGGAGCCTGTGGAAGATATGTTACAGgaaatgtttccaaacactgaggCCACACCTACAGGGATCTG CGCCACTCGTCGGAGACCTATCAAGGGTGCAGCAGGGAGACCTTTCCAGTATGCATACCCAGACACTCCGGCCAGTCCCACGACCCTGGAGAGACGAGAGGTGGAGCGCCGCCTTGTGCCCTTCCAGATACAGATTTTGGTCTTCGTCATTGTGGCGTGTCTCCTTTACctcatttatgtttgtgttgaggACTACTCATTCAGTCCATTTGTGGCCTTATTGGACAGTCTAGACCAAGGGTCAGACAGTGAGGAGGGGCCTTTGCTTCAGGCTGAGACACAGGACACACCAGCACTCTCTGGACAGGAGTaa
- the lemd1 gene encoding LEM domain-containing protein 1 isoform X2, translated as MSLFVEDPAYLSKSRLKSDLVAHNVALPPTKSKKEVYVDLHLKHIAHNNAAEFSSDEEDQEEDVAEEDAEIPDPSCLTDDDLKAALLEHGVKAGPIVASTRALYENKLRRLLQSEGHGCLNGVEKGVLYSDSEEENGEKEDEESGSERAKEETVEQSDQAQQRSSQIELCFQNGGFVYPQCFVLSSRLRAHASRNREPSPKRNVENAIKSSQQSWPHCSQIPIGITRTSSVDQRSGLGSGFPSGSQPVMSSGGSLISSQAFSITQMVKEVESRRSLTTSTDSERELNGSNVQEHWSRSTRLDKPIVDKYTINNQSLYYTPKESPCIRDMKLSQEPVEDMLQEMFPNTEATPTGICATRRRPIKGAAGRPFQYAYPDTPASPTTLERREVERRLVPFQIQILVFVIVACLLYLIYVCVEDYSFSPFVALLDSLDQGSDSEEGPLLQAETQDTPALSGQE; from the exons ATGTCGCTGTTTGTGGAGGACCCTGCTTACCTCTCTAAATCTAGACTGAAGTCAGATCTAGTTGCACACAATGTCGCGCTGCCACCCACCAAGAGCAAAAAGGAGGTTTATGTGGACCTGCACTTAAAACACATCGCTCACAATAACGCAGCGGAATTTTCTAGCGACGAGGAGGATCAAGAAGAAGATGTGGCA GAGGAGGATGCAGAGATTCCCGACCCGAGTTGTTTGACTGATGATGACCTCAAGGCCGCGCTGCTTGAGCACGGGGTTAAAGCTGGACCCATAGTCG CCTCCACTAGAGCTTTGTATGAGAACAAGCTCAGGAGACTGCTTCAGTCAGAAGGACATGGCTGTCTGAATGGAGTAGAGAAAGGGGTATTATACTCTGACAGCGAAGAGGAAAATGGGGAAAAGGAGGACGAAGAGTCAG GTTCCGaaagagcaaaagaagaaaCGGTTGAGCAGTCAGACCAGGCCCAGCAAAGGAGTAGCCAG ATAGAGTTGTGTTTTCAGAATGGTGGTTTTGTTTACCCACAGTGCTTTGTGCTCTCATCAAGACTG CGTGCTCATGCTTCTAGAAACAGGGAACCTAGTCCGAAGAGGAATGTGGAGAATGCGATAAAATCATCGCAGCAGAGTTGGCCTCACTGCTCACAGATTCCTATAGGAATTACTAGAACATCCTCTGTAGATCAACGCTCGGGATTAGGATCAGGG TTTCCATCTGGATCACAACCAGTTATGTCCAGTGGTGGCTCGTTAATTTCCTCTCAGGCCTTCAGCATCACTCAAATGGTTAAGGAG GTGGAGAGTCGGAGGTCACTCACTACTagcacagacagtgagagagagttgAATGGGAGCAATGTGCAGGAACATTGGTCGCGGTCCACCAGG CTGGACAAACCAATTGTGGACAAGTATACCATAAACAACCAGTCCTTGTACTACACTCCAAAGGAATCCCCTTGTATTAGGGACATGAAG CTTTCTCAGGAGCCTGTGGAAGATATGTTACAGgaaatgtttccaaacactgaggCCACACCTACAGGGATCTG CGCCACTCGTCGGAGACCTATCAAGGGTGCAGCAGGGAGACCTTTCCAGTATGCATACCCAGACACTCCGGCCAGTCCCACGACCCTGGAGAGACGAGAGGTGGAGCGCCGCCTTGTGCCCTTCCAGATACAGATTTTGGTCTTCGTCATTGTGGCGTGTCTCCTTTACctcatttatgtttgtgttgaggACTACTCATTCAGTCCATTTGTGGCCTTATTGGACAGTCTAGACCAAGGGTCAGACAGTGAGGAGGGGCCTTTGCTTCAGGCTGAGACACAGGACACACCAGCACTCTCTGGACAGGAGTaa